In the genome of Colletotrichum lupini chromosome 8, complete sequence, one region contains:
- a CDS encoding pectin lyase, which produces MKSATTILAVLAAVANLTSAQTVSGKAEGFAAGVTGGGSLAAVTPKDIDELTKYLTDDEPRVIALSQEYDFTESEGTETGTACASWGTGAACQRIIQDDCGSSTKETDTWYKAARTPIDVGSKKTIIGVGNKGVIKGKGLRMQGSNVIIQNIEITDLNHKYVWGGDALSFAGADLVWVDHVTTTRPGRQHYVFGFTASKRITLSNNFINGNSTYSTGCDGYHYWTFEMVGKDDQITMKNNYVYMTAGRGPALSGSTLLHAVNNVWEDTKGHAIEGGEATARGIFEGNAFINVNQLVSDYQGKLFTAPDATSAAECKTALGRACELNVFEDTTDAFKYTDTSFFSDFDGLTIASAAAGSAIKTTVPSNAGMGKLSASSSSDATTEAAAETVDTVETTPSAAPVASASAAPKASEAATSGSVALYGQCGGQGYSGATTCASGKCQLVNDWYSQCV; this is translated from the exons ATGAAGTCGGCTACAACCATCTTGGCGGTCTTGGCGGCCGTTGCCAATTTGACTTCCGCTCAGACCGTGAGCGGAAAGGCGGAGGGCTTCGCGGCCGGAGTTACCGGTGGTGGAAGTCTTGCCGCCGTCACGCCCAAGGACATTGACGAGCTGACAAAGTACCTTACCGACGACGAGCCCCGTGTCATTGCTCTTTCCCAAGAGTATGACTTTACCGAGTCCGAGGGCACGGAGACCGGCACAGCATGCGCCAGCTGGGGCACCGGCGCCGCTTGCCAGAGAATCATCCAGGATGACTGCGGCAGTTCCACCAAGGAGACGGACACTTGGTACAAGGCCGCCCGTACGCCTATCGACGTCGGGTCCAAAAAGACCATCATCGGTGTCGGTAACAAGGGCGTCATCAAAGGTAAGGGCTTGAGGATGCAGGGTAGCAACGTCATCATCCAGAACATTGAGATTACCGACCTGAACCACAAGTACGTCTGGGGTGGTGACGCTCTTTCTTTCGCCGGCGCTGACCTTGTCTGGGTCGACCACGTCACG ACTACCCGTCCCGGGCGCCAGCACTACGTGTTCGGCTTCACTGCTAGCAAGCGCATCACCCTATCCAACAACTTCATCAACGGAAACTCGACCTACTCCACTGGCTGCGATGGATACCACTACTGGACTTTCGAAATGGTTGGTAAAGACGACCAGATTACCATGAAGAACAACTACGTGTACATGACCGCCGGTCGTGGTCCCGCCCTGAGCGGTTCCACCCTGCTTCACGCTGTCAACAACGTCTGGGAGGACACCAAGGGACACGCCATTGAGGGTGGCGAGGCTACCGCTCGCGGTATTTTCGAGGGCAACGCCTTCATCAACGTCAACCAGCTCGTCTCCGACTACCAGGGCAAGCTCTTCACCGCTCCTGATGCGACCAGCGCCGCGGAGTGCAAGACTGCGCTGGGCAGAGCGTGCGAACTCAACGTCTTCGAGGACACCACCGACGCGTTCAAGTACACCGATACCTCTTTCTTCAGCGACTTTGATGGTCTCACCATTGCCAGCGCCGCAGCTGGTAGTGCGATCAAGACCACCGTCCCCAGCAACGCCGGCATGGGCAAGCTCAGCGCTTCGTCTTCCTCCGATGCTACAACTGAGGCTGCTGCCGAGACCGTTGATACCGTCGAGACTACTCCCTCGGCCGCTCCCGTAGCATCCGCTTCTGCTGCGCCCAAGGCTTCCGAGGCTGCGACTTCTGGATCCGTTGCCCTGTACGGCCAGTGCGGTGGCCAGGGCTACTCCGGTGCCACTACCTGCGCATCTGGCAAGTGTCAGCTTGTCAACGACTGGTATTCCCAGTGCGTCTAA